One window of the Nicotiana tabacum cultivar K326 chromosome 4, ASM71507v2, whole genome shotgun sequence genome contains the following:
- the LOC107822734 gene encoding pectinesterase inhibitor 4-like produces MERCSSNSRKLIKTLFPILVLFTISHTQANSNSNYTNFIESKCTLISTFPPICIKTLVPYASSIQTNTIKLCDTALDIAIDSAKNASDMVSELGKKKGITKYEAAAIKDCITDLKDAVYELKETLGAMNHLNDPDKEFQWDNAKTYASAVISDANSCLDGLSDRKVNPVVKTKISGTISYVTKLASNALAFINHLY; encoded by the coding sequence ATGGAGCGTTGTAGTTCTAATTCCAGAAAATTGATCAAGACCCTCTTTCCAATTCTTGTTCTATTCACAATCTCCCACACACAAGCCAACTCCAATTCAAACTACACCAACTTCATTGAATCCAAATGCACCTTAATCTCAACATTCCCTCCCATTTGCATAAAAACACTTGTCCCTTATGCATCTTCTATCCAAACTAACACCATAAAACTGTGTGACACTGCCCTTGACATAGCCATAGACAGCGCGAAAAACGCTTCCGATATGGTATCTGAGCTAGGGAAAAAGAAAGGAATTACAAAATATGAAGCTGCTGCCATTAAAGACTGCATTACTGATTTGAAAGATGCAGTATATGAGTTGAAGGAAACACTTGGTGCAATGAATCATCTTAATGATCCAGATAAGGAATTTCAATGGGATAATGCTAAGACCTATGCTAGTGCTGTTATAAGTGATGCTAATTCTTGTTTAGATGGTTTATCTGATAGGAAAGTGAATCCTGTTGTGAAGACTAAGATTAGTGGTACCATATCTTATGTTACTAAACTTGCTAGCAATGCTTTGGCTTTTATAAATCACCTTTActga